The following coding sequences are from one Cryptococcus deuterogattii R265 chromosome 1, complete sequence window:
- a CDS encoding cathepsin A (carboxypeptidase C) yields the protein MRALTFLTIVPLALSLQLPHFPTPQDTLDFAGSLIRSGHVHAGGHAAEVELGHANDMQLGTIGDEYVVLTHKKYPNHKVRIKSTTGWCDPDVKSYSGFLDVGYGKNLFFYFFESRSDPSEDPVVMWINGGPGCSSSLGMLMELGPCSVKDDPKGMNDTERNPYAWNEKANVFFLDEPIGVGFSHADNGQTVGTTEEAAIDVQAFVSIFFETFKEFEGRAFHMAGESYGGRYLPVFASAVVDGNKQLIKEGKSPINLNSVMIGNGVTDYFTTTESYFPFQCTLHGDLTEPVQGIGNCVAMAEAVPKCHKLAKKGCLETHDYTACSMAINYCEQVLGETFLSAGVNPYDVTMPCTIEELSDSLCYPVTKKIGTYLDLPDVRHILGVDNLRSNWSSCDGSVFTRFTQSLDNTGKTWLYVAGLLERGVRILNYVGMLDFICNHVANELWMERLEWSGKEGYNAADFNDWVVDGHRAGEFKTYGNLTMLKIRGAGHMVPYDKPKEALSMVTSWLNAAALDQ from the exons ATGCGAGCTTTAACATTCCTCACCATCGTCCCGTTAGCCCTCTCACTCCAGCTGCCACACTTTCCCACTCCTCAAGACACGCTCGATTTCGCCGGGTCGCTCATTCGCTCTGGCCATGTTCATGCGGGTGGTCATGCTGCTGAGGTGGAGTTGGGGCACGCCAATGACATGCAATTGGGCACCATTGGAGATGAATATGTTGTCCTAACGCACAAGAAATATCCT AACCATAAAGTGAGAATTAAGTCCACCACTGGATGGTGTGACCCCGACGTCAAATCATATTCTGG GTTCCTCGACGTCGGTTATGGCAaaaatctcttcttttacTTTTTTGAGTCTCGTTCGGATCCTTCCGAGGACCCCGTTGTCATGTGGATTAATG GCGGACCTGGATGCAGCTCTTCCCTCGGTATGCTCATGGAACTTGGGCCTTGCTCAGTTAAAGATGACCCCAAGGGAATGAACGACACGGAACGCAACCCTTACGCTTGGAACGAGAAG GCCAACGTTTTTTTCTTGGATGAGCCTATTGGTGTGGGATTCAGTCATGCCGATAATGGCCAG ACTGTTGGCACCACCGAAGAAGCCGCAATTGATGTTCAAGCCTTCGTTTCCATT TTCTTTGAAACTTTCAAGGAATTTGAGGGCCGAGCTTTCCACATGGCTGGCGAATCTTACGGGGGTCGATACCTCCCTGTCTTTGCGAGTGCTGTTGTGGATGGTAATAAACAGCTCATCAAGGAGGGCAAGAGCCCTATCAACTTGAACAGTGTTATGATTGGAAACGGTGTCACCGACTACT TCACCACAACTGAATCATACTTCCCCTTC CAATGTACCCTCCATGGCGATCTCACTGAACCTGTGCAGGGTATCGGAAACTGTGTTGCCATGGCCGAAGCT GTTCCCAAATGCCACAAACTTGCCAAGAAGGGATGTCTTGAAACCCACGACTATACTGCCTGTTCCATGGCCATCAACTACTGTGAACAGGTCCTTGGCGAAACCTTCCTTTCTGCTGGCGTCAACCCTTACGATGTGACTATGCCCTGTACCATTGAGGAGCTGTCAGATTCTCTCTGTTACCCCGTGACCAAGAAGATCGGCACTTACCTTGACTTGCCTGACGTTAGGCATATTCTCGGTGTCGATAATCTTAGGAGCAACTGGTCGAGTTGCGATGGATCTGTATTCACCAGGTTCACTCAGAGCTTGGACAACACTGGCAAGACATGGTTGTACGTTGCTGGTCTTCTCGAGCGAGGTGTCAGAATCCTGAAC TATGTGGGTATGCTTGACTTCATCTGCAATCACGTCGCCAATGAGCTCTGGATGGAGCGACTTGAGTGGTctggaaaagaagggtaCAACGCCGCTGACTTCAATGACTGGGTCGTTGACGGACACCGCGCTGGAGAGTTCAAGACCTACGGC
- a CDS encoding 60S ribosomal protein L3 yields MSHRKYEEPRHGSLAFLPRKRAARHRGRCKAFPKDDPKKPVHLTAVMGYKAGMTHIVRDLDRPGSKMHKREVVEAVTVIETPPMVVVGAVGYVETPRGLRSLTTVWAEHLSDEVKRRFYKNWYRSKKKAFTRYAKKHSENSGASVARELERIKKYCTVVRVLAHTQISKTGLQQKKAHLMEIQVNGGSVADKVDFARSHFEKTVEVGSVFEQDECIDIIGVTKGHGYEGVTARWGTTRLPRKTHRGLRKVACIGAWHPSNVMFSVARAGQRGYHSRTSMNHKIYRIANGASGSSGSTEFDLTKKDITPMGGFVRYGVVKNDFVMIKGSCVGPVKRIVTLRKALRTHTSRAHTEKVSLKFIDTSSNFGHGRFQDAAEKNAFLGQLKIKSDA; encoded by the exons ATGTCTCACAGGAAGTACGAAGAGCCCCGACACGGTTCCCTTGCCTTCC TTCCCAGGAAGCGTGCCGCCCGACACAGGGGTCGATGCAAGGCGTTCCCCAAG GACGACCCCAAGAAGCCCGTTCACCTCACCGCCGTCATGGGTTACAAGGCCGGTATGACTCACATTGTCCGTGACCTCGACCGACCCGGATCCA AGATGCACAAGAGGGAAGTTGTTGAGGCCGTTACCGTCATTGAGACCCCCCCTATGGTCGTTGTCGGTGCCGTCGGTTACGTTGAGACTCCTCGAGGCTTGAGGTCTTTGACCACTGTTTGGGCTGAGCACCTCAGTGACGAGGTTAAGAGGCGATTCTACAA GAACTGGTACCgatccaagaagaaggccttCACCAGGTACGCCAAGAAGCACTCTGAGAACTCCGGTGCTTCCGTTGCCCGAGAGCTCGAGCGAATCAAGAAGTACTGCACTGTTGTCCGAGTCCTTGCCCACACCCAGATCTCCAAGACTGGTTTgcaacagaagaaggcccACCTTATGGAAATCCAGGTCAACGGTGGTTCTGTCGCCGACAAGGTTGACTTCGCCAGGTCTCACTTCGAAAAGACCGTTGAGGTTGGCTCCGTTTTCGAGCAGGACGAGTGCATTGACATCATTGGTGTCACCAAGGGTCACGGTTACGAGGGTGTTACCGCTCGATGGGGTACTACCCGTCTCCCCAGGAAGAC CCACCGAGGTCTCCGAAAGGTCGCCTGTATCGGTGCTTGGCATCCTTCCAACGTCATGTTCTCCGTGGCTCGTGCTGGTCAGCGAGGTTACCACTCTCGTACTTCGATGAACCACAAGATCTACCGTATCGCCAACGGTGCTTCTGGTTCTTCGGGCTCTACTGAGTTTGACCTCACCAAGAAGGACATCACCCCCATGGGTGGTTTCGTTCGATACGGTGTTGTCAAGAACGACTTCGTCATGATCAAGGGCTCTTGCGTTGGTCCCGTTAAGCGAATCGTCACCCTCCGAAAGGCTCTCCGAACTCACACTTCTCGTGCCCACACCGAGAAGGTCAGCCTCAAGTTCATCGACACCTCCTCCAACTTCGGTCACGGTCGATTCCAGGATGCCGCTGAGAAGAACGCTTTCCTCGGTCAGCTCAAGATCAAGTCTGACGCTTAA
- a CDS encoding histone-lysine N-methyltransferase H3 lysine-79 specific codes for MFSFFGDESKLPASTVIVGSIAVKKQAPTRQQSSGSMVGPAKSSNVTSRHSHDSLKGAPRSASANSISKQGPSPSSTRTPKVKQEERIKPPATPRTPASSSSPGRMKRKTPKVQVVESDSSSGSESSDDALHPKPKRPKVTRKETGIDMPPPPGEEVVGRRVFCWDKVDMRGEWGRGWAGFVGCDEVVRGNVQGWANGGGGDGSKNLEKYRAFFPQEGFDRDGDFLPSVDVLYPARGCREKFVLMVPSSDREFNPIGELRNTLRLILEHYIPPSHRHIFGTLAESLDISNPLSALPSRMTTPLPNLLVTPPPDPASPSPAFETSATSTPAPSSERQETIADLIRKSLAPNRRDGPLFVTAIERYNSAMQAIQEDGTLQQWLDEGMNGGKEMKLREWAALVDFVHDQAYSKVVGGYSHELEHHPKHPEEVSKAISGKEDAYGELRHAFMTKIIEQTKLGPDSVFVDLGSGVGNCVLQASLQAGCRSYGFELLPVPAHCARLQVREVQRRWAMWALKGNLDVEVHEGDFRVHKEVGRRLREADVVLVNNEVFPSSLNMDLADMFLDLKEGAKIVSLKPFVPEGFRMNESNCDSFAAILRSTQHDYYRDWVSWKGEWGNYYVAVIDRSRRIKFEESMMGRTSRRR; via the exons ATGTTCTCTTTTTTCGGCGATGAGTCCAAGTTACCAGCTTCAACCGTCATTGTCGGCAGCATTGCCGTCAAAAAGCAAGCTCCTACCCGACAACAGTCTTCAGGATCTATGGTTGGGCCCGCAAAATCCTCGAATGTAACCTCCAGACACTCGCACGATTCACTCAAAGGGGCGCCGAGGTCAGCATCAGCGAATAGCATATCGAAGCAAGGACCAAGcccatcctcaacaagaACCCCGAAAGTGAAGCAAGAGGAGCGTATCAAGCCCCCCGCCACACCTCGCACCcctgcatcatcatctaGTCCTGGAAGGATGAAGCGAAAAACGCCGAAAGTCCAAGTGGTCGAGTCTGACTCCTCAAGTGGATCGGAATCAAGCGACGACGCTCTTCATCCTAAACCCAAACGACCGAAAGTTACCCGAAAAGAGACTGGAATTGACATGCCGCCTCCAcctggagaagaagttgtgGGCCGAAGGGTATTTTGTTGGGATAAAGTGGATATGCGAGGTGAatggggaagaggctggGCAGGGTTTGTGGGATGCGATGAGGTCGTTAGAGGGAACGTGCAAGGATGGGCGAAcggaggaggtggggaTGGAAGCAAGAATTTGGAGAAATATAGAGCGT TCTTTCCCCAAGAGGGCTTTGATAGAGATGGGGACTTTCTACCGTCGGTGGACGTGCTTTATCCCGCCAGAGGTTGCCGAGAAAA ATTTGTTCTTATGGTGCCCTCATCGGACAGGGAGTTTAATCCCATTGGTGAGCTTCGAAATACTTTAAGATTAATACTTGAAC ACTACATACCTCCATCCCATCGTCATATATTCGGAACGCTGGCCGAGTCACTGGACATTTCCAACCCACTCTCGGCTTTGCCATCACGTATGACGACCCCTCTTCCTAACTTACTCGTGACACCACCGCCCGATCCTGCGTCTCCTTCGCCGGCTTTTGAAACTTCCGCCACTTCTACTCCTGCACCATCCTCCGAAAGACAAGAAACTATCGCAGACTTGATACGGAAATCTCTTGCGCCCAACCGTCGAGATGGTCCTCTATTCGTGACCGCCATTGAACGGTACAATTCGGCTATGCAAGCTATACAAGAGGATGGGACATTGCAACAATGGTTAGATGAGGGTATGAATGGtggaaaagaaatgaaaCTCAGAGAATGGGCTGCATTAGTTGACTTTGTGCATGATCAAGCCTACTCCAAGGTTGTAGGTGGATATAGTCATGAGTTGGAGCATCATCCCAAGCATCCCGAAGAGGTATCAAAGGCCATTAgcgggaaggaagatgcttATGGAGAATTGAGGCACGCGTTTATGACCAAAATCATTGAACAAACGAAGCTTGGACCTGATTCTGTCTT TGTCGATCTCGGTAGTGGTGTCGGCAATTGCGTACTTCAAGCATCCCTTCAAGCAGGTTGCAGAAGCTATGGTTTTGAACTCTTACCTGTTCCCGCTCACTGTGCTCGTCTACAAGTGCGAGAGGTacagaggagatgggcTATGTGGGCACTGAAAGGAAATTTGGACGTGGAAGTGCACGAGGGAGACTTTAGGGTCCACAAGGAAGTCGGTCGACGACTGAGGGAAGCTGATGTTGTA CTGGTGAATAACGAAGTGTTTCCGTCATCATTGAATATGGACCTTGCGGATATGTTCCTCgatttgaaggaaggtgcAAAGATTGTCAGTCTCAAGCCCTTTGTGCCAGAAGGTTTCAGAATGAACGAAAGTAAC TGCGACTCTTTCGCTGCTATCCTTCGCTCCACCCAGCACGACTACTACCGAGACTGGGTCTCATGGAAAGGCGAATGGGGCAACTATTATGTGGCTGTCATTGATCGATCGAGAAGGATCAAGTTTGAAGAGAGCATGATGGGAAGGACATCCAGAAGACGTTGA
- a CDS encoding molecular chaperone GrpE produces MNPRSLTTAVRSFTRSVPLRPALSAARTFTPQLQARAYSEEKEFHEKEDKRIADLEAAKAESDKKAAEFEEKVKELTKEMQYLRADVQTAVRRSAEEKAKASEFAISSFARALLDTADVLSTALKHVPQPIPAENKDLQSLHTGVELTHKALLKTFESHGVKKLENLKGEQFDPNMHEALFTVPQAVAPKKDNGEPHGPNEIFDVSKEGWTIGSRVLRPAQVGVVASE; encoded by the exons ATGAACCCCAGATCACTCACCACCGCCGTCCGATCCTTCACCCGCAGTGTCCCCCTTCGACCTGCTCTCTCTGCCGCCCGGACTTTTACGCCTCAACTTCAAGCACGAGCTTACagcgaagagaaggagttccacgagaaggaggacaagCGGATAGCTGATCTCGAGGCTGCGAAGGCCGAGTCAGACAAGAAAGCTGCCGAgtttgaggaaaaggtcaaggagtTGACG AAAGAGATGCAATATCTCCGTGCAGACGTGCAGACTGCCGTTCGAAGGTCTGCCGAggagaaggccaaggcgTCTGAATTTgccatttcctctttcgccCGCGCTCTCCTCGACACCGCTGACGTTCTTTCCACTGCTCTCAAGCACGTCCCTCAGCCCATTCCCGCCGAGAACAAGGACCTCCAATCCCTTCACACTGGTGTTGAACTTACCCACAAGGCTCTCCTCAAGACTTTTGAGTCACACGGTGTGAAAAAGCTCGAAAACTTGAAGGGCGAGCAGTTTGACCCCAACATGCACGAGGCTTTGTTCACTGTTCCTCAAGCGGTTGCTCCCAAAAAGGACAACGGCGAGCCTCACGGCCCCAACGAAATTTTCGACGTAAGCAAAGAGGGTTGGACAATTGGTTCTAGGGTTTTGAGGCCAGCGCAAGTCGGTGTCGTTGCTTCGGAGTAA
- a CDS encoding glutathione S-transferase produces MAANTKGIHNNADEKGNFNRQVSSFRNAIQPGGQFPPEKGRYHLYVALGCPWAHRSLIVRQLKGLEDFIDVSVVHPHLHEGGWHFTTPEAAANPAPVSQHSDDSFPGATQDHLFGFSHLSKIYYKANPNYNARFTVPVVWDKVEGTIVNNESSEVIRFLNSAFNELLPEGKNKDLDLYPEELRKEIDELNEWVYHDINNGVYKTGFATTQEAYEKAVIPLSKALERVNERLSDGKEFLVGGRLTEADIRLYTTVVRYDPVYHSHFKCNIGSIRHDYPHVNRWLKNLYWNYPAFKNTTNFDHIKELYWYSQVNLNPTRIVPLGPKHNVEPL; encoded by the exons ATGGCCGCAAACACAAAGGGGATCCATAACAACGCAGACGAGAAAGGCAACTTCAACCGCCAGGTCAGCTCCTTCCGCAACGCAATCCAGCCCGGTGGGCAATTTCCTCCAGAGAAGG GACGATACCATCTTTATGTTGCTTTGGGTTGCCCTTGGGCCCATAGATCTCTCATTGTTCGACAGCTGAAGGGTCTCGAGGATTTTATTG ACGTCTCCGTCGTCCACCCCCACTTGCACGAAGGTGGATGGCATTTTACCACCCCTGAAGCCGCTGCCAACCCTGCTCCCGTCTCTCAGCACTCGGATGATTCTTTCCCCGGCGCGACTCAAGATCACCTCTTTGGTTTCTCCCACCTTTCTAAAATATACTACAAGGCCAATCCCAATTACAATGCCCGCTTCACAGTCCCTGTCGTCTGGGACAAAGTTGAAGGCACTATCGTGAACAACGAGTCTAGCGAAGTCATTAGATTCCTCAACTCTGCTTTCAACGAGTTACTTCCCGAGGGAAAGAACAAGGATCTTGACCTCTACCCTGAAGagctgaggaaggagattgacGAGCTGAACGAATGGGTATACCACGATATCAACAATGGCGTGTACAAGACCGGTTTTGCGACTACCCAAGAGGCTTATGAAAAGGCTGTAATCCCTTTGAGCAAGGCATTGGAAAGGGTCAACGAGCGATTGAGTGATGGCAAGGAATTCCTCGTTGGTGGAAGATTAACAGAGGCCGACATAAG GCTGTATACCACCGTCGTCAGGTATGACCCCGTCTACCACAGTCACTTCAAGTGCAACATCGGATCGA TCCGACATGACTATCCTCATGTCAACCGATGGCTTAAGAACCTTTATTGGAATTACCCCGCCTTCAAGAATACCACCAACTTCGATC ACATCAAGGAGCTTTACTGGTACTCTCAGGTCAACCTTAACCCTACCCGAATCGTCCCTCTCGGGCCCAAGCACAATGTTGAACCCCTTTAG
- a CDS encoding DNA polymerase sigma subunit — protein sequence MATGFQPAETFISFGQPASPSSKDNEASSSARKGKRKASDTPAPGEKQTKKKKKDKKKKGNKKSQPVEQPDKEDGLPGLSKKQKKALKEQEHKARNSDRKRGNNRGIEAGPRNKKEEEKAAERHAPWTELVDVDLCRDPVDLLTEEINAFYKYVSPTREEFEVRLFMIELITRTINKLWPEAEVTPFGSWQTQLYLPQGDIDLVVAHKYLSDANKQRLLAELGKAMRQANITDVVAIIARARVPIIKFVTLEGKINVDISLNQGNGVTAGKIINQYLDALPGARQLILIVKYFLSQRSMNEVYTGGLGSYSVICMVISFLQLHPKLRRSEINPELNLGTLLIEFFELFGRNFNYNDVGISIRRGGFYFSKASRGWMKGQSFLLSIEDPQDKDNDISGGSFGIRQVRNTLGGAYELLGMRLFERAEEMSRNARGGRRSTSWKDKDGDDWSILGGVMGITKETLKQRNELTRIHLQGRLHHKLSIPLGADPKPYVQNYRPPPVISVPSVNEHGRGASSPAPPAESSRRNKKDVGAIMVEDDELGSDDDDSDSDTSSYSSSDSDDSDSDPVAISPPTIKSRSASHLAQEDISDTDSDEIIEIPQLFESLRRGKRPLGDSEPSEDEIEVLSNPPEESRYAGGKGKGKTKVKDAFRPPTSPLSGQERQLSDSSRPPTPPLPHGEEEEEKDEIDSDEEALRRILAESDGDLGSEDEIGKEWEGAIQVDSDSDEEEKKGRKKRKRGIRSEERRAFWAAKGGNRLGQGSGDISD from the exons ATGGCGACAGGTTTCCAACCAGCTGAGACATTCATATCGTTTGGACAGCCAGCTTCCCCATCATCGAAAGATAACGAGGCATCCAGCAGCGCCCGCAAAGGAAAGCGAAAAGCCTCAGACACTCCAGCTCCAGGAGAGAAGcaaacaaagaagaagaagaaggacaagaagaaaaagggtaACAAAAAGTCACAGCCTGTTGAACAGCCagacaaggaagatggccTTCCTGGTCTGAGCAAAAAACAGAAGAAAGCGTTAAAGGAGCAAGAGCACAAGGCGCGTAACAGTGACCGGAAGAGGGGTAATAATAGAGGCATAGAAGCCGGACCCAGAAAtaagaaagaggaagaaaaggccgCTGAGAGGCATGCTCCATGGACAGAGCTGGTAGATGTGGACCTGTGTCGTGATCCTGTCGATCT TCTCACTGAAGAAATCAACGCATTCTACAAGTATGTCTCCCCGACGAGAGAGGAGTTCGAGGTCCGGCTGTTCATGATTGAATTGATCACTCGAACTATAAACAAGCTTTGGCCGGAAGCTGAAGTCACGCCCTTTGGATCATGGCAAACTCAACTatatcttcctcaagg TGATATTGATCTGGTTGTGGCCCATAAGTACCTTTCGGACGCCAACAAACAGCGTCTTTTGGCCGAATTGGGTAAGGCTATGAGGCAAGCCAATATCACCGACGTCGTTGCTATCATCGCTCGTGCCAGAGTGCCCATCATTAAATTTGTCACGCTCGAAG GCAAGATCAACGTCGACATATCCCTCAACCAAGGCAATGGCGTTACCGCTGGAAAAATCATCAACCAATATCTCGACGCTCTTCCCGGTGCACGGCAGCTCATCCTTATCGTCAAATACTTTCTCAGTCAACGATCAATGAATGAAGTGTATACTGGCGGTCTTGGAAGTTATTCTGTCATTTGCATGGttatctccttccttcaa CTCCATCCCAAACTTCGTCGGTCAGAGATAAATCCCGAACTCAATCTCGGCACCCTGCTTATAGAGTTCTTTGAGCTCTTTGGCCGGAACTTCAACTACAATGATGTTGGTATCTCCATTCGACGCGGAGGTTTCTACTTTTCCAAAGCTAGTAGGgggtggatgaagggacAAAGTTTTCTGTTGAGTATCGAGGACCCTCAAGATAAAG ACAACGACATTTCTGGTGGATCCTTTGGTATTCGTCAAGTGCGAAATACCCTTGGTGGTGCTTACGAGCTCCTCGGCATGCGCCTCTTCGAGCGTGCGGAAGAGATGAGCCGCAATGCTCGTGGTGGTAGGAGAAGTACATCAtggaaggacaaggatggagaCGACTGGAGTATCCTTGGTGGCGTCATGGGTATCACAAAAGAA ACGCTCAAGCAACGCAACGAGCTCACTCgaattcatcttcaaggtcGACTGCATCACAAACTTTCTATCCCTTTAGGGGCGGATCCCAAACCATACGTCCAGAACTACCGCCCACCCCCTGTTATCTCCGTTCCCTCTGTTAATGAACATGGACGTGGCGCTTCCTCGCCGGCCCCACCTGCCGAATCAAGCAGGAGAAATAAGAAAGACGTTGGCGCTATCATGGTCGAGGACGACGAGCTCGGAtccgacgatgatgatagtgacAGCGACACGTCGTCCTATTCCTCCTCAGATTCTGACGATTCTGACAGCGATCCTGTCGCCATCTCCCCACCCACAATTAAGTCCCGTTCTGCGTCGCATCTCGCACAAGAAGATATATCTGATACCGACTCAGACGAAATTATCGAAATCCCTCAGCTGTTTGAATCCTtaagaaggggaaaaagacCGCTGGGTGACAGTGAGCCTtcagaggatgagattgaggttcTTTCAAATCCTCCAGAAGAATCTCGTTATGCCGGTGGCAAGGGTAAAGGCAAGACAAAGGTCAAGGACGCTTTCCGGCCCCCAACCTCGCCTCTCTCCGGTCAAGAACGCCAACTGTCCGATTCATCTCGTCCCCCTACACCGCCCCTACCacatggagaagaagaggaagagaaggacgaaATAGattctgatgaagaagcacTCCGCCGGATTCTTGCCGAGTCTGACGGTGATCTGGGGTCCGAGGATGAAATTGgaaaggaatgggaaggtGCAATCCAGGTAGATTCGGAcagtgatgaggaagagaagaagggtcgaaagaagagaaaaagagggatCAGAagtgaggagaggagagccTTCTGGGCTGCAAAGGGAGGCAACAGGCTGGGGCAAGGTTCTGGGGATATAAGTGATTAG